AATAACTGCACCAGTAGAAGAAACAACATCAACACAAAACGCGTAAGAACAGTTGTATGATCAGCGTTCGCGATGTTTTTGTGTTCTCTGAAAATCTTGGAGCCCAAACACTCAAAGTAATCAAAGAGTTTGGGCTCTTTGGCATTTTTTGCGCGGACATTTTCCGCACCATGCTGCACGCACCACTGAAAGCAAAAAAAATTATTGCTCAGATGGTTTTTGTAGGAATCGACTCGCTCCCCGTGGTGGTTGCAACCGGAGCTACCATCGGCGGCGTTTTGGCGCTACACGCGTACAAAGGACTCAGTTCTTTTGGTGCAGACCAGTTTGTAGGTCCGCTTGTTTTTCTTGCCATGGCGCGCGAATTTGGGCCCGTGCTCAGCGCTCTCATGGTTGCCGGGAGAGCTGGATCTGCAATGACGGCCGAAATCGGCACAATGCGCATCTCGGAACAACTCGATGCACTCACCACGCTCTCGATTAATATCAATCAATATTTGCTGGTGCCGCGCGTTATCGCATCGGTTATCACCCTTCCCTTTCTTTCGATGATCTGCACAACTTGCGGCGTGGTTGTTGGCTATCTTATTTCAATTCACACCTTAGGGATCAACCCCGAAGTGTACACCGAAAGCATCAAAGCAACCGTAGCTTCAAGCGATTTACTGCAAGGATTTGTCAAAGCCGCTATTTTTGGACTCCTGCTCTCGCTTGTCGGTTGCTACAAAGGTATGGTAACTACCGGTGGCGCCAAAGGTGTTGGAAAATCAACCACCGAAAGTGTTGTCTACGCAAGCATGGGAACACTAGTGATGGACTATATCCTCACCGCACTCATGACACTTTTGTAACCGAGAAATGAATATGATTGCCATCAGAAACTTGTGTAAAAAATTTGGCTCAAAACAAATAACGCATAACCTGAACCTTGATA
Above is a window of Candidatus Dependentiae bacterium DNA encoding:
- a CDS encoding ABC transporter permease, producing MISVRDVFVFSENLGAQTLKVIKEFGLFGIFCADIFRTMLHAPLKAKKIIAQMVFVGIDSLPVVVATGATIGGVLALHAYKGLSSFGADQFVGPLVFLAMAREFGPVLSALMVAGRAGSAMTAEIGTMRISEQLDALTTLSININQYLLVPRVIASVITLPFLSMICTTCGVVVGYLISIHTLGINPEVYTESIKATVASSDLLQGFVKAAIFGLLLSLVGCYKGMVTTGGAKGVGKSTTESVVYASMGTLVMDYILTALMTLL